The nucleotide window TTGACACGGAACGGCTAACCTGATATTATGACGCCGATTGTAACTATGGGGACGTCTTTCGCAATACATTTGCTCTTTGGCAAGGCCGTGAACTGAAAGTTTACCGGTTCGCGGCCTATTTTTTTGCTTAAGGCGCAATCCCCGCAGAATAATAAGGAGGTAGTAAATGGCAAAGGGAACAGTGAAGTGGTTCAACGAGACAAAGGGTTTTGGTTTCATCCAGCAGGAGTCAGGTGAGGACGTATTCGTTCATTACACGGCCATCCAGGGCGATGGCTTCAAGACCCTGAAGGAAGGCGAGCGCGTCGAGTTCGAGGTCGTGCAGGGCGCCAAGGGGCCTCAGGCCGCTAATGTTGTAAAAGCTTAATAAAAAGGTTTTATACAACAAAATAAAACCGGCCCTCCGCTGTCAGGCAGTAAAGACAAGGGGGCCGGTTTTTTCTGTGAATGGCCATGGCATTGGTAGTGCGGCGGCCTTGGGCTGTGTGTCGGTTCCAGTAATGGGGCCGTTTTTTTATGCCCGGCCAGGGGCGTAAGCTTATCCTTGTATTGGATGTAACATTTTGATATTATAATGCATTCGAGGCTCCGTAAGGCTGCGTTTCAGGGGCCGTTTTTGTTTTATCGTGGATATAAAAAAATATTTAGGCGATAAGGCTTCCGGCGTCAATGCTGCGCTAGAGAGGTTGCTGCCAAGGTCTTCGGATTTTCCGAAGAACCTTAATGCGGCAATGCGCTATAGCATGTTTGCCGGGGGTAAAAGGCTTCGCCCAGTACTCGTGCTTGCCGGGTGCGAAGCTGTTGGCGGCAACGCCGAGCATGCCATGACAACGGCATGCGCATTCGAGTGCATACACACGTACTCGCTAATCCACGACGATTTGCCGGCCATGGATAACGACGATTTAAGGCGCGGTATGCCGACGTGCCATAAGAAGTTCGACGAGGCAACCGCAATACTTGCCGGAGACGGCCTTTTAACGCTTGCCTTCGAGCTTATCGCCGCTACCGGTGGTGTAGACAAGGCAAGGCTTCTTGAAGTGACGAGAACGCTTGCAAGGGCCTCCGGGTACATGGGCATGATAGGCGGCCAGGTGCTCGATATAGAGAGCGAGGGTAAAGAGGTGACGTTTCCGCTCCTTGAGCAGATACACATCAGTAAGACCGGGGCGTTGATAGCCGCCTCTGTCAGGTGCGGCGCTCTCATAGGAGGCGCTGAGGGGCCAATCCTCGATAAGTTCACGAGGTACGGCGACGCAGTGGGGCTTGCCTTTCAGGTGGCAGACGACATATTGAACGTAGAGAGCACTGCAGAAGAGCTTGGTAAGCCGGTTGGCTCCGATGAGGCAAGAAAGAAGGCAACGTACCCGGCCCTTGTAGGTCTTAAGCAGGCAAAGGCCATGGCAGCGGAGCTTGTTGAAAAGGCCCTTGGTCATATTGAGGGTTTCGATGAGAGGGCAGAGCCGCTTAGGCTTCTTGCGAAGTACTCGATAGAGAGAAGAAAGTAGATTCCGCGCAGATGGGCAGCTTGCTTGAAAAAGTAAATTCTCCGGCAGATATAAAAGGCCTCTCGGTAGAGGAGCTAAACGCGCTCGCATCCGAGATACGCGCTTTTATGGTCGGCGGCGTGTCAAAGACGGGCGGGCACCTTGCATCGAGCCTTGGCGCGGTCGAGCTGACACTTGCCATGCATTACGTCTTTAACGCGCCGAAAGATAAGATCATCTGGGACGTCGGGCACCAGAGCTACGCGCACAAGATAATAACGGGCAGGAAGGACAATTTCTCAACACTTCGTAAAAAGGGCGGCATATGCGGTTTCTCGAAGCCCTCCGAGAGCCCTTATGATACCGTCATAACAGGACATTCCTCCACGTCCATATCCTCGGGGCTTGGCATGGCAACTGCCAGAGACCTTGCCGGAGGGGACTATGCCGTTATATCCATAATCGGCGACGGCTCGCTTACCGCAGGTGTGGCATTCGAGGGGCTAAACCAGGCAGGGCACTTAAAGAAGAACATGATAGTCGTACTAAACGACAACGAGATGAGCATATCGAAAAACGTCGGCGCTCTCTCGACCTTCCTTAGCAGAAAAATCACCGGACGCTTCGCTACCAACGCGAAGAAGGAAATAGAGAGAATCGCAAAGAGCATCCCTGCCATAGGAGATAAGCTTCTAAGTGTCGCCAAAAAGGCCGAGGAATCGCTTATAACGTTTTTTACCCCCGGCATGCTCTTCGAGGGCCTTGGCTTTCATTACGTAGGCCCACTGGACGGCCACGACACGGCCGCGCTTATCGAGGCCTTCAATGATCTAAAGGAAGTAAACGGTCCGATTCTCATGCATGTCATGACTACAAAGGGCAAGGG belongs to Deltaproteobacteria bacterium and includes:
- a CDS encoding cold-shock protein encodes the protein MAKGTVKWFNETKGFGFIQQESGEDVFVHYTAIQGDGFKTLKEGERVEFEVVQGAKGPQAANVVKA
- a CDS encoding polyprenyl synthetase family protein, which translates into the protein MDIKKYLGDKASGVNAALERLLPRSSDFPKNLNAAMRYSMFAGGKRLRPVLVLAGCEAVGGNAEHAMTTACAFECIHTYSLIHDDLPAMDNDDLRRGMPTCHKKFDEATAILAGDGLLTLAFELIAATGGVDKARLLEVTRTLARASGYMGMIGGQVLDIESEGKEVTFPLLEQIHISKTGALIAASVRCGALIGGAEGPILDKFTRYGDAVGLAFQVADDILNVESTAEELGKPVGSDEARKKATYPALVGLKQAKAMAAELVEKALGHIEGFDERAEPLRLLAKYSIERRK